A portion of the Salmo trutta chromosome 1, fSalTru1.1, whole genome shotgun sequence genome contains these proteins:
- the LOC115195454 gene encoding creatine kinase B-type yields the protein MPFGNTHNKLKMNYSAEQEYPDLSQHNNHMAKVLTPEMYANLRDKETPSGFTVDDVIQTGVDNPGHPFIMTVGCVAGDEETYEVFKELLDPIIEDRHGGYKPSDKHKTDLNPDNLVGGDDLDPNFVLSSRVRTGRSVRGFCLPPHCSRGERRAIENMAIESLASLDGDLNGQYYALKNMTDDEQQQLIDDHFLFDKPVSPLLLASGMGRDWPDGRGIWHNDGKTFLVWVNEEDHLRVISMQKGGNMKEVFHRFCTGLTKIETLFKDKGHEFMWNEHLGYVLTCPSNLGTGLRAGVHVKLPNMSKHEKFSEVLKRLRLQKRGTGGVDTAAVGGVFDISNADRLGFSEVELVQMVVDGVKTLVEMEKRLEGGQSFNDLMPDQK from the exons ATGCCTTTCGGTAACACCCACAACAAACTGAAGATGAACTACTCGGCGGAGCAGGAGTACCCCGACCTCAGCCAACATAACAACCACATGGCCAAGGTGCTCACTCCAGAGATGTACGCCAACCTGCGGGACAAAGAGACTCCAAGTGGATTTACCGTGGATGATGTCATTCAAACTGGAGTTGATAACCCAG GCCACCCCTTCATCATGACAGTGGGCTGCGTGGCCGGAGACGAGGAGACGTACGAGGTGTTCAAGGAGCTGCTGGACCCCATCATCGAAGACCGCCACGGGGGATACAAGCCCTCAGATAAACACAAGACCGATCTGAACCCAGATAACCTTGTG GGTGGGGATGACCTGGACCCCAACTTCGTCCTGAGCTCCAGAGTGCGAACTGGCAGGAGTGTCCGCGGGTTCTGCCTCCCCCCACACTGCAGCCGTGGGGAGCGACGTGCCATTGAGAACATGGCAATTGAAA GTCTAGCCTCACTGGATGGGGACCTCAATGGCCAGTATTATGCCCTTAAGAACATGACAGACGATGAGCAGCAACAGCTGATTGACGACCACTTCCTGTTTGACAAGCCCGTGTCCCCCCTGCTGTTGGCGTCTGGGATGGGCCGTGACTGGCCCGACGGCAGGGGCATCTG GCACAATGATGGCAAGACCTTCCTGGTCTGGGTGAATGAGGAGGACCATCTGCGAGTCATCTCTATGCAGAAGGGCGGCAACATGAAGGAGGTGTTCCACCGCTTCTGCACAGGCCtcacaaag ATTGAGACCCTGTTCAAGGACAAGGGCCATGAGTTCATGTGGAATGAGCACCTGGGCTACGTGCTCACCTGCCCCTCCAACCTGGGCACAGGGCTGCGTGCCGGCGTGCACGTCAAGCTGCCCAACATGAGCAAGCACGAGAAATTCAGCGAGGTTCTCAAGAGGTTGAGGCTGCAGAAGCGTGGCACAG GTGGTGTGGACACCGCAGCAGTGGGCGGTGTCTTCGACATCTCCAACGCAGACCGTCTGGGCTTCTCCGAGGTGGAGCTGGTGCAGATGGTTGTCGACGGCGTCAAGACCCTTGTCGAGATGGAAAAGCGTCTGGAGGGCGGCCAGTCCTTCAACGACCTGATGCCCGACCAGAAGTGA